The Corynebacterium qintianiae genome has a window encoding:
- a CDS encoding o-succinylbenzoate synthase, translating into MTPSIDDILDRAHVVSLPMAVRFRGVDTREALLIDGPAGWGEFSPFLEYGPEEAARWLAAGIEAAFEGLPAASGWVEVNGTVPAVGPAEVEKVLERFPGVGTFKIKVAEKGQSLDDDLARVNAVRSLRPGAVLRVDANRGWSVDEAVEAAHRLGELEYIEQPCCTVEELAEVRARVATPIAADESIRRASDPHRVAKLRAADVAVVKAAPLGGVHRLLRVGEELGLDLTVASALDTAVGVGAGLVAAKLTGSRAAGLATQRLFVEDVCEPREIVHGQLEVRLATPDPERLQGLRARPERREWWFRRVRESYAHL; encoded by the coding sequence ATGACACCGAGTATCGACGACATTCTCGACCGCGCCCACGTTGTTTCTCTGCCGATGGCGGTGCGTTTCCGGGGCGTCGATACGCGTGAGGCCCTGCTTATCGACGGCCCCGCCGGCTGGGGCGAGTTCTCGCCCTTCCTCGAGTACGGCCCGGAGGAAGCCGCGCGCTGGCTCGCGGCGGGCATAGAGGCCGCGTTCGAGGGGTTACCCGCGGCGAGCGGCTGGGTGGAGGTCAACGGCACCGTCCCCGCAGTGGGCCCCGCCGAGGTGGAGAAGGTCCTCGAAAGGTTTCCTGGTGTGGGCACCTTCAAAATCAAGGTTGCGGAAAAGGGGCAGTCGCTTGACGACGACCTCGCCCGCGTGAACGCTGTCCGCTCCCTGCGGCCCGGGGCGGTGCTCCGGGTGGATGCCAACCGGGGCTGGAGCGTGGACGAGGCCGTCGAGGCGGCGCACCGGTTGGGCGAGCTCGAGTACATCGAGCAGCCGTGTTGCACCGTGGAGGAGCTCGCCGAGGTGCGAGCGCGGGTGGCGACACCGATTGCCGCCGACGAGTCGATCCGGCGCGCCTCCGATCCACACCGGGTGGCGAAGCTCCGGGCGGCGGATGTGGCCGTTGTCAAGGCCGCGCCGCTCGGCGGCGTGCACCGGCTCCTGCGCGTCGGGGAGGAGCTGGGGCTCGACCTCACGGTCGCCAGCGCCCTAGACACCGCCGTCGGTGTGGGCGCGGGCCTCGTGGCTGCCAAGCTGACCGGTTCTCGGGCGGCGGGGTTAGCCACCCAGAGGCTGTTCGTCGAAGACGTCTGCGAACCGCGGGAGATCGTCCACGGCCAGCTTGAAGTGCGATTGGCTACCCCCGATCCGGAGCGACTGCAGGGGTTGCGTGCCCGTCCGGAAAGGAGAGAGTGGTGGTTCCGCAGGGTACGCGAGTCCTACGCCCACCTATAG